In the genome of Vicia villosa cultivar HV-30 ecotype Madison, WI unplaced genomic scaffold, Vvil1.0 ctg.001336F_1_1, whole genome shotgun sequence, the window ATAATaatttaaacataatttattttcCATTCAACTTACTTTTAATCGGAATCAATTCTTTCAAAGTCAATTTTTTTCATACAAAAACCAAACATACTACGTTTAGTGTATATTTCATTTCAATGCCTGGATCATCCAAAATTAATTTCGAATATGTATAATTAATTTAGACATATTTAGTTGCTCTCGACTAAAATTAATTCTATTTGAAAATATAATTCGTAGATTTTGcatgtaaaaattaatttgttataAATTACTTTATGTTCAACTTTTTTTAATCTTaatcaattttacaaaattaattctCACTTTAAATAATTGTCTATAAATTAGTATTTACATTTAATTAACTTGAACAAAAATATAAGCATAAACAAAACAAGATCATGCGTGATAATTTGCTATAAGAAAAGCACCACCAAACACAAAATGAGTGGAACCTAAGGTGGATTTTGGGACCCAAAATCCAAACCCAAATCAAAATCAAACGAATATAATCTCAAACCAAAATCAACTAACAACATAATTAACCCATCTTAATCTTCTTTAaacttaaacataaaaccaacaaaataaacaacaataataataatacccTACTCCTTTAATGAGTTGTTTTTAACCATGCTTGTCTCTGATTGATTGCTTCATCTCATATTTCCATGTCGGCTTCTCACATAAAGCaaaggaaataaaactaaaaaataatcaaaagctGTCTTTCTTTTCCTCACTTCTCTCTGATTTCCCGGCCACAAGTCAGCTTTGGTCCTTCAGACATCAACCTGCTCCTTCCTACCTTAATCCTCACAAAAACTACCTCCTTCCCATTTTTGTTCTTTTGGTTctctttctgttttttttttttaagtttatggGTTTGTTGGGGGTGTCTTAAAGGTGATTCCTTTTGTGTTTTTTCAATGTTgggttttgtttttttcttaaaaaaatagtcTTTTTGATGGAGTTGGTGTAATGGTTGTGTTTTTACAGGTTTTGGCTACTTGGGCATGTTCAGTTTCACTTGGTGAAGTTGTAAAGTTCTGATTTTTGGATTCTTTAACAAGAAAGTGGGTGCTTTTGTGTTTGAGGTGTTTCTAGTTGTTGAAATTGGGAAGCTTTAATTTGGGTTTGTGGCATTTTGTGTTGTTGATTCTGGTATGTTATTGGAGAACTTTGTGGTAAGGATTTAAGGggttattattgttgttcttcATTTTTGGAGGATGTGTTGAAGTTGAAGTTTTTGTTATTGGTGAATACTTGAGGAGCAAGGTGAAATCTTGTTGAAGTTGTTTGAAGGGTTAttgtcattatcatcatcatttttTAGGTTATAATGAAGGCTCCTTCTAATGGTTACTTGCCTAATTCTGGTGAAGGTGTGTTTTCTTAAGGTTTATTTGGAACCTCATTgtgttctctctttcttttttgttTACTAGTTTTTTTTTCCTCCTTTTCTCATTCAACTCTTAAACACCTTTTGGTGAGATTAGATCTTCAACCTCCAAATTTGTGCATGATAAGAACTTGTGTGTTTTTTGTGCTCTTAATGCATGCTATGTACTATTTGAGATCTCAAAAAATAGCGGTTTGTTCGAGTTCTGCTATGCTATGCCACAGTGCTATCGCTCCGCAATAACCATTATTTGACAACACTTTGTACTAAATAGCGTAATTGCGGAACAATAGCAATTCTATGTGTGACAGAAGTTATATATATCAGCTTCTCAAAATCACGGTGAAAAAGGCCTTTAAACGCACAGCAGGGGTGGCCTGTCGTGTTACCAGACATAGACTTTATATAGATTCTGCGATGCTGTATCTGATGTTTGAAAACACCGATCATAACCATAAACaaacttaacaagttttaaaagttgaattttatGGTTAAATATTTGTATCTTTATCGACAATTTAACTCGATTTGTGTCACCGTAGGAGGGGAAAGGAAGACCATCAATTCAGAGTTATGGCATGCTTGTGCCGGGCCATTGGTTTCTATACCTCCTGTTGGAAGTCTTGTTGTTTACTTTCCTCAAGGACACAGCGAGCAAGTACGTTTTCAATGTTATAGTATCTCTTTGATTTGGTTACCAtacgagttttttttttctttctctaacTACAATAACTTTTAGGTTGCAGCATCCATGCAAAAAGAGGCAGATTTCATACCAAGTTACCCTAATCTCCCATCCAAGTTGATTTGCATGCTTCACAATGTTGCGCTTCATGTAGGTGTACTTTTCTCATGTCAATAAGCTGTTTTTAGCTTATTTCAATAAGCTCTTCTAGATACCTTGCGATAACAAACTTATATGAAAATAATTtgatttcatttttctatttGTGGATCAGGCTGACCCTGAAACCGATGAGGTCTACGCTCAAATGACCCTTCAACCTGTAAATAAAGTAGGTCAGCCGTTCAATCTGATAATCTATCGATATGTATTTATTTCCTCTCGATCAATTAACGTTCCCGAAACCAATACTTTTGTATCTTACTAATGTATTTCTCCTACAGTATGACAAGGAAGCAATGTTGGCTTCCGACATGGGGCTAAAACAAAACCAACAACCTTCTGAATTCTTTTGCAAAACTCTAACAGCTAGTGACACTAGCACTCATGGTGGTTTTTCCGTGCCTCGTCGAGCCGCCGAGAAAATATTCCCACCTCTGGTTTGTATACAACATTTTTCCGTTTACTATACGGCATGGATTGAAAGTTTCATCCGGTATATTTATATGCTGACAAGAATTGTGTGTGATAGGACTTTTCAATGCAACCACCAGCTCAGGAAATAGTGGCCAAAGATTTGCACGACACTACATGGACATTTAGACATATTTATCGCGGTATTGCGACTTTTACCTTTTTCAGTTTTCCTAAGTTAGTTAATATATTTTCATCGGTTTTGTAAAATTGGTTCGACTTTTGTCATAGGACAACCAAAGAGGCATCTATTGACTACCGGTTGGAGTGTCTTTGTTAGCACGAAAAGACTCTTTGCCGGAGATTCTGTTCTTTTTATTAGGTAACAAACTTTTTTTACAATGAAACATCAGAAATAATTTTCATGTTGTTGATAAACAATTACTTTTTGCTTATTTGTAGAGATGAAAAGCAGCAACTCCTTTTAGGTATAAAGAGGTCCAGTAGACAGCAACCAGCACTATCTTCATCGGTTATATCGAGTGACAGCATGCATATCGGCATTCTTGCTGCTGCGGCTCATGCTGCTTCAAATAACAGCCCATTTACTATATTTTATAATCCAAGGTAATACAtgacaaatatttaatttaatgatAACACGGAATGACATTGGTAAATTTTTGTAATGGCCTCTTACATACGTACATCTCTTATTTTAACAGGACCAGCCCGTGCGAATTTGTGATTCCATTGGCCAAGTATAATAAAGCCTTGTACACTCATGTTTCCCTTGGAATGAGATTCAGAATGATGTTTGAGACCGAGGACTCGGGAGTACGTAGATATATGGGTACAATCACTGGGATTAGTGACTTGGATCCTGTTCGATGGAAAAATTCACAATGGCGCAATCTTCAGGTATTGTCAAGTTGTTAGTTTCATCGAGAACGAGAATCTGAGATGCATTATTTATATAACTAGGGGCATGAAACAAAACTAGTTTTTTCATGTTcttaacttcattttttaaagaaaaatacttCTAAAAAACCTCTCTACTAGCATCTGAGGAGCtgtgttttaaattttgataGGTTGGATGGGATGAATCAACAGCTGGAGAGCGTCCAAGCCGAGTTTCAATTTGGGATATTGAACCAGTTGTGACTCCTTTCTACATTTGCCCACCTCCGTTTTTTCGGCCAAAGTTTCCCAAACAACCAGGAATGCCAGGTAGAAAGAGTTTCTCCTTAACTAGTTCAAATTTTGTTCGCAAATTTTTATTGGTTTCCATATAGCAATTCTTCATAAGCCGTTTCCTCATTATGGAATGACAACAATTTGTTTCTATTGATTTTGCAGAAGACGAGTCTGAAATCGAAAATGCTTTCAAGAGAGCTATGCCTTGGCTCGGAGATGAACTCGGCATGAAGGATGCCTCAAGTTCAATCTTCCCTGGTTTGAGTTTAGTACAATGGATGAGCATGCAGcagaataataataacaataatcagTTTTCTTCTCCTCAGTCAGCGCTTTTACCTCCATCCATGCTCTCATCAAACACACTTCACGGTAACGGTAGCCTTAACACCGATGATCCGTCCAAGATATTGAACTTTCAGTCCCCGGCTGCGCTCTCTGCTCCAAGTCTTCATTTTAACAAACCTAATTTACCAAACCAACAGCCCCCGACCTCGTGGGCCCAGCAGCAGCAACAGCAGCAGAAGATGCAATCATTGTTGCAAACGCCGTTAAACCAGCTGCAGCAACAACAGCAGCAGCAGCAGCAGAGGCAGCTGCAGCTGGCCGGAGTGCAAAATTTGCCGCAATCACAGCAACAACAGCCTCAACTAAATCAACATAATGCACAGCCGCCTCAACAACAACcgcaacaacaacaccaacagcCGTGTCAAAACACGACTATGAATAATGGCACAGTTGGTTCTAACCAGATTTCAAATCAATGTGTGCAGCAACAAGTAAACTACTCTCAGCTTCAGCAACAGTTACTCTCAGGAAGTATCCCAACGCAACAAAATTTCCAGTCCGTTGGCAAGAATGGGTCGATAATGACATCCTTACCACAAGACTCGCAATTTCAGCAACAGCAACAGATAGACCCGCAACAAGCTAGTCTCTTACAGCGGCAGCAGCAGCAAACTCAATTGCAACAATCTTCATTACAGTTATTGCAACAAAGCATGTTACAAAGGGCACCACAACAATCGCAAGCATCTCAAATTTTGCCGCAAAACATCTCAGACCAACAATCACAGATGCAGCTACTACAGAAGTTGCAACAGCAACAGCAGCAACAACAGCAGCAGCAACTGCTTTCCACGTCTTCCCCGCTTTTGCAGTCTCAGCTTCTACAGCAACAGAATACTCACCAGCAATTGTCGCAGCTGCCGATGTCTCAACATCAGCCTCAACAGCTTGGCAACAATGCGTTTTCAATGGAGAAGCTTCTCAACAACAATTACTCTTCTTCACCTCTAATGCAATCGCAGCAGCTTCCCACAAACCATCCTCAGAATACTCATAAGTCACCGACGAATACCAGACCTCCCTCCGCTTTTACAGATGGAGACGCCCCATCATGCTCCACTTCACCGTCTACTAATAACTGTCAGACGTCGCCTCCGAATCCCCTGAAAAGAAATCAACCAGACACATTTGGAGGGCCTTCGTTAGTCGAAACCACCAATAGTATGATGCACGAGCTTCAAAGTAAGCTCGACATGCAGAATAAACACGACTTACACGGTGTAAAAGGACCTGACAAGCAAAAGCACAAAGGAGCAATCAATGATCAGATGGAATCTTCTTCTGGAACATCGTACAATATTGATCCCGTTAACATCCACCAGAACTTTCCACTTTCCAACTTCTACATGGATGGTGGTGATGTCCACTCACAACAACCTAGAAGTAATTTACCATTTGCCCCCAACCTTGATGGATTAACACCCGATCCTTTGCTCTCAAGAGGTTATGATTCTCAAAAAGATCTTCAAAACTTGTTGTCTAATTACGGTGGTGCTCCACGAGACATTGAAACCGAGCTGTCAACTGCTGATATAAGTTCACAATCGTTTGGGGTGCCGAACATGTCCTTTAAGCCCGGATGCTCAAATGATATTGCCATCACTGATACCGCGGTTTTGAACAATGGCTTATGGTCTAATCAGACTCAGCGAATGCGAACATACACCAAGGTTTGTTATTACTCATTGGCTAATTTATGGATCTATTAGTTTAGGCTTTGTTTGCCTAATAgttctttaaatattttgaagGTTCAAAAATGTGGCTCGGTCGGAAGATGTATTGATGTCACCCGATACAAGGGATACGAAGAACTCCGAAATGATTTGGCTCGTATGTTCGGGATTGAAGGTCAGCTAGAAGATCCACTAAGAACGGACTGGAAACTTGTATACGTGGATCACGAAAACGACATTCTTCTTGTAGGCGACGACCCTTGGGAGTAAGCACTTAATTAAATTCCTTCTATTTCAATCCATTCGGTTATATCTTTGTTAAATCTTACGAACTCGCAATTCGTTGCAGAGAATTTGTAAACTGTGTCCAAAGCATAAAGATACTATCATCTGTTGAAGTACAACAAATGAGCTTGGAAGGGGACTTAGGTTATGTTCCAATCACCAATCAAGCTTGTAGTGGTTCAGAAAGTGGCAATGCATGGAGAGCTCAGTATGATGATAACTCGGCAGCGTCGTTCAATCGATGATAACCAACCGTGTCGGGTATTCACATTCTTCAGCATTCATCTTGTACACATTTAGGGAGATGGAACAGTCTAACTTAACCCTtcaaaattttcttcttcttgcttcTTTGTATGGAAGTAAGACATTCTTTCCGAAAGATGCAATTCATACATAGTTGCATCTGGGGGCGCGCGACGGCAAACTGGTTTTAATGGTGAGAAATATTGATCTTTAGATGTATCAAAAACAAGaacatatttctttttttttgtttctttcactATAAAATGTTACTACATTCTACTTTAGAACATGTTTTGTTGTAGATTCTGTTTGGGGTTTATTAGGATTTATGGAAAGTTCAATATAGATGAAAAAAATCATCTATTTTATGTCAATGGAGTATATCAAAATTAATCTTAAAAAAGATGTTAATTTTGATGCATTTTAGTGTTATATCAATAAATTGggattttttaattgaataatttgtaTTTTGGTCAATGGTTGTTGCATGCATGTGGTTCTTTCTTGAATGAAGGGCCAACCGTCCAACTACTGTCATTATTGTGCAACTATACATCTATTCAATAAACATTTAACATTACGGCGTTGTTTTAGGAAAATGTACACACCACACAAAATTGTTCATAGTCCAAACACACCACACAAAATTGTTCATAGTCCAAAATGAGTGTCAAAACGGGTCTCACTCGGAggacatatatattttatttgcatTTTTTAAGAGAATTAAAGTTTTATGTCTGCACCTTCAATATGTCCGTCttgtctttttttcttcttcgagTTTTTCAGCCTCGCCCACTAATTTTTTACAATTTGTACCCTAAAAAGGTGCATCTAGGTGTTTGTAATGTCCAACCTTATTTCTTTTAGGGTGAGTAAAGATTATAAGTTTACACCTTATACAATTTTATACCGTCCGTTTTTTTTTGAGACTTTTCAGCTAATAAATTTAAATGGAACACACATATGTGTTTGCAACCCCTAATATACGTATAGTTTTAAATGGAACACATATATCCGTTTGCAacccctaatatatatatatatatatatatatatatatatatatatatatatatatatatat includes:
- the LOC131634708 gene encoding auxin response factor 19-like isoform X2: MLASDMGLKQNQQPSEFFCKTLTASDTSTHGGFSVPRRAAEKIFPPLDFSMQPPAQEIVAKDLHDTTWTFRHIYRGQPKRHLLTTGWSVFVSTKRLFAGDSVLFIRDEKQQLLLGIKRSSRQQPALSSSVISSDSMHIGILAAAAHAASNNSPFTIFYNPRTSPCEFVIPLAKYNKALYTHVSLGMRFRMMFETEDSGVRRYMGTITGISDLDPVRWKNSQWRNLQVGWDESTAGERPSRVSIWDIEPVVTPFYICPPPFFRPKFPKQPGMPEDESEIENAFKRAMPWLGDELGMKDASSSIFPGLSLVQWMSMQQNNNNNNQFSSPQSALLPPSMLSSNTLHGNGSLNTDDPSKILNFQSPAALSAPSLHFNKPNLPNQQPPTSWAQQQQQQQKMQSLLQTPLNQLQQQQQQQQQRQLQLAGVQNLPQSQQQQPQLNQHNAQPPQQQPQQQHQQPCQNTTMNNGTVGSNQISNQCVQQQVNYSQLQQQLLSGSIPTQQNFQSVGKNGSIMTSLPQDSQFQQQQQIDPQQASLLQRQQQQTQLQQSSLQLLQQSMLQRAPQQSQASQILPQNISDQQSQMQLLQKLQQQQQQQQQQQLLSTSSPLLQSQLLQQQNTHQQLSQLPMSQHQPQQLGNNAFSMEKLLNNNYSSSPLMQSQQLPTNHPQNTHKSPTNTRPPSAFTDGDAPSCSTSPSTNNCQTSPPNPLKRNQPDTFGGPSLVETTNSMMHELQSKLDMQNKHDLHGVKGPDKQKHKGAINDQMESSSGTSYNIDPVNIHQNFPLSNFYMDGGDVHSQQPRSNLPFAPNLDGLTPDPLLSRGYDSQKDLQNLLSNYGGAPRDIETELSTADISSQSFGVPNMSFKPGCSNDIAITDTAVLNNGLWSNQTQRMRTYTKVQKCGSVGRCIDVTRYKGYEELRNDLARMFGIEGQLEDPLRTDWKLVYVDHENDILLVGDDPWEEFVNCVQSIKILSSVEVQQMSLEGDLGYVPITNQACSGSESGNAWRAQYDDNSAASFNR
- the LOC131634708 gene encoding auxin response factor 19-like isoform X1, translated to MKAPSNGYLPNSGEGGERKTINSELWHACAGPLVSIPPVGSLVVYFPQGHSEQVAASMQKEADFIPSYPNLPSKLICMLHNVALHADPETDEVYAQMTLQPVNKYDKEAMLASDMGLKQNQQPSEFFCKTLTASDTSTHGGFSVPRRAAEKIFPPLDFSMQPPAQEIVAKDLHDTTWTFRHIYRGQPKRHLLTTGWSVFVSTKRLFAGDSVLFIRDEKQQLLLGIKRSSRQQPALSSSVISSDSMHIGILAAAAHAASNNSPFTIFYNPRTSPCEFVIPLAKYNKALYTHVSLGMRFRMMFETEDSGVRRYMGTITGISDLDPVRWKNSQWRNLQVGWDESTAGERPSRVSIWDIEPVVTPFYICPPPFFRPKFPKQPGMPEDESEIENAFKRAMPWLGDELGMKDASSSIFPGLSLVQWMSMQQNNNNNNQFSSPQSALLPPSMLSSNTLHGNGSLNTDDPSKILNFQSPAALSAPSLHFNKPNLPNQQPPTSWAQQQQQQQKMQSLLQTPLNQLQQQQQQQQQRQLQLAGVQNLPQSQQQQPQLNQHNAQPPQQQPQQQHQQPCQNTTMNNGTVGSNQISNQCVQQQVNYSQLQQQLLSGSIPTQQNFQSVGKNGSIMTSLPQDSQFQQQQQIDPQQASLLQRQQQQTQLQQSSLQLLQQSMLQRAPQQSQASQILPQNISDQQSQMQLLQKLQQQQQQQQQQQLLSTSSPLLQSQLLQQQNTHQQLSQLPMSQHQPQQLGNNAFSMEKLLNNNYSSSPLMQSQQLPTNHPQNTHKSPTNTRPPSAFTDGDAPSCSTSPSTNNCQTSPPNPLKRNQPDTFGGPSLVETTNSMMHELQSKLDMQNKHDLHGVKGPDKQKHKGAINDQMESSSGTSYNIDPVNIHQNFPLSNFYMDGGDVHSQQPRSNLPFAPNLDGLTPDPLLSRGYDSQKDLQNLLSNYGGAPRDIETELSTADISSQSFGVPNMSFKPGCSNDIAITDTAVLNNGLWSNQTQRMRTYTKVQKCGSVGRCIDVTRYKGYEELRNDLARMFGIEGQLEDPLRTDWKLVYVDHENDILLVGDDPWEEFVNCVQSIKILSSVEVQQMSLEGDLGYVPITNQACSGSESGNAWRAQYDDNSAASFNR